From the Diachasmimorpha longicaudata isolate KC_UGA_2023 chromosome 15, iyDiaLong2, whole genome shotgun sequence genome, the window TCTTTCTCGAGTTTCTGTCGTGCCTCCTCCTCGCGCCTCTTTCGATCCTCCTCCTCGCGACGTTTGGCATCCTCGATTGCCAGCTGAAGCCTCTGCTCCTCCGCTTCGCGAGCCTCACTGGCCAAACGAAGGGTTTCCTCCTCCAAGCGACGCTGCTCCTCTTCCTCGGCGCGCTGTCTCTCCATCTCGAGGCGTTCCTCTTCCTCCTGGGGgagaaaaaacattgattTCACTGGGAGGTGGGAGTGGGCGATGGAGAgagcctctctctctctctctttatcCATAATGTTAAACAATATAACATGTCAATAGTACATCTTTTGTCCAGTAAAAAAGGAATTAAAGCCACTAGGGCTCCTTAAAAACTTTCAACTTCATTTAACCTCGATAAACAATCAGGAATTAATCATTTAACAAATTAAGCATACCAAGCGCTGTCGTTCGATTTCCGCCTCCTTCTCTGCCTGTTCACGTGCAAGCCTTCTGCGCTCTGCCAGGGCCGCCTTGGCCTCCTCCTCAGTGGTAATTCTGATCTTAGCAATCATCGAAGCAGACATATCAACTATCTCCTCAGCATCACTCTCGGTCTTCTGCTCAGCTTCTGGAGAcgattttttatcttcaatttcCTCCTTGGCTGGAGCTGAAGTTACGTCCTGAGTGGACTCGGCCACTGTAATTGCCTCCACCGAAGTGACACTCTCGACAGTGGAATTATTTGTCTCAGCTGTGTCCTGACATTTCTCACTTCCCTGATCCCTCTTCTCCTCAACCTCCTCCTCAACTTTAATTTCCCCTACTTCCTTGCTGTAGTTCTTTATTATCTCAGTCGTGTTCTGACGTATCAGGGGCGGTTGCTCGCTACCCGGACTCTGGAGAGGTGTTGCTTTGGGGGTGACACGGGGTGAGGCTTTTGCACTCTTTATCAATCTGTCACCCGGCTTCCTCGGGGTCTCGGCGCTTGTTCGCGGTGTTGAGGGTTTCTTTGGAGTCGTGTGAACCTTTGGCAGGGGGGGCTTCGAGTCCTTTGTCGCAGCCTTTACTTCGCCCAGgtctgaaaattattttggtaattttaaggatttattttcgaaaatattgagGTTTTGCATGATTTGTTGGTGAGATGATTGAGGAATCAATTCCGAAATTacgtgaaaatttattaaaatttatcttcAGTGAAAcccttgaatttttcttccaatttttagaaatttatttattcattttttatcgaaaaattgaacAGAAAAATATGGGACACTCAAGCACGGATATTCCTACCTGACATATGTCGATAGAAAAGGCTGTATGGAGAATTAAAATTctactgattttttattctataaaACATTCTGCAATTAGAGGAGCCCAATAGAAATTCAAtggttttttaatgaactttgATTTGCTGGGACATATGACATCACTCCGTTAATCATCCCACGGTGTTCCAAATCAAGAAATGACGACTGTTTTCAATTTGTATTTACATGTGCAATAgctgaaataaattgaaccagcaaaataaaagaattgaaataaaataataaaatgaaaaaataaaaattaagcaAAGCTTGagtgtaaataaaaatggagagTAGTTGTGATAGAAAGCACTGATGATAAATAATCTCAACAACATAGTTTCGGTGATCTGTTCTGTGCTGTGGAAACGATtccttcaattaaattaacttcattgttttttattttagagtGTGATCCACCCGTCGTGAATTCATTGCCATCATATTCAGCGAGGTGATCTCGTTAAgatattaattagaaaatctgtctgtgaaaataattttttttacaggaaaaaatgacaatttctTGTTCAAGTgttctgttaaaaaaatctctaggaaacatgaaatttttctgtaaAAGCTCTACATTctctgaatatttaaaaactattttatgaattaatattaaaagagCCTCAGATATTCTCTACAAACATCTCAGACTGTTTTTTTCACCAGAAAAATCTTCAAACTCTTCACGTGATCACAATATGCCAACAATAATAGCAATGAAAACCTCTTGTTGTCTtttgtaaaaatgtttttccatgctcactgtttctctctgtgacTGTAACACCAGTTCCGGCAATAGAAGCTGGTCGCGGACGTCGCGGTGTCGATGTTCGTGGACGCAGATTGACGTTACTGCTGGCCACACTGCTGCCACTCTGTTGACTCATGGAGCTGTGGGGTCTTGATGGACTGTTCGGTGTCACCTCACCACTACGTACACCTATGCATCCAGTTGAATGGAATTCCACGGTAAAGAGGCATGTTTTTTTTGTCGAGGTAATTTATGCTTTTTAATGGCACTTGGTTCCCAGTGTTACATACGCCATTTAACAACAGATCATTCAACttgatttctaatttttaaatttcgttTTTGCGAGACAGTTCTTGGACCACTGTACttcggaaaataaataaaacccaCCACCAGTTGGGTGCTGTTTGATTGTGTTGGATGTCGAAGAATTAATCCGCAAAATCAAAAGaggtaattgaaaattatacgGAATTATAATTACTTttaaagaaagagaaaaattggaagGGAAATTGCACATTAAAATACAAGTTTGTCCAATttaattgggaatttttattaaatagttTGTGGTCACCTTACCGAGTAGTTTGGAGTTATTTACCGTGATCCCCTCCACCTCGCACTGTGGGAAAGCCTCGTCGTGGGTGGCAGTATTGATAGCGATGTGAGCTTTGTTAATCAATGATTGAAGAGGTCATTCAGTGTTAGGAGAGTACATTAAATTCTCTGGTGTTAGGTGGAGTGTGAGTGACGATAGAGATAAATTCAGGTGAACGTTGTACAATTGTTAGTTTAAAAGTTGccttgaaaaacattttgttaaataaaaatgttccaaaattgcagccaaaaaatttttgattcccCAAGTGCACTGGGGAGTTTCAATGTTGAaaggaagaaaattttcactaaaCTGCCTGCTAATCATTGATCAACACAAGCTCACTATCGTTCTAGTGAAACTCATGCTCAAGTACTTGCGTACCCAACTCCTCAGCACAACTCAAACATACGCTCTGAGCAGGTTAAATCAACTGCATAACGAATTAAAAGCAATTTACAGTAACAAAACAACGTCTTTCAGTATCAAACACGTATGAACACATCTCCAGATAATGTTTGAATTCTTCATTGTCTTTCAATTTGTCAACCAGACCGTTTGACAGCTCAAAATAATCGTTTTCCTGATCGTACGTGAATGCAATGAAGGCGTCataattatgtaaaaaatgcAAAGCCATTGAGATATTAAAACAGAAGAGTTGAGCCCACAAAACCATGTCCTTACCTTGCTGATGCTGATTGATCTGTTCCCTGGCctttctcctcaatttttcagCCCTAGTGGGCCTAAGTAATGGTACAGCACCCGGTAGTGTGCCCATGCTACGCGAATTATCGGTTCTTTTGAGGGTTTTTGAACCGGGCGCAGCCAAATGCGACATGCTTCGACTCATGCTACTTGCGCCCAAATTCTGTCCCCCATTCTGATGCTGCTGTTGCTCATTAAGAGTGCTCAGCTCATTAATGCGTGGCTTTCGCGGCTGTGAAAGCTGATCCAGTCTCGACATTGAGTAAGTCCTACCTGGTGAACGTGTGAATGCCTTAGCGCTTGAGCTACGCGATGATAAGGGGCCATCGCGTGGCGATGGTATCGTCGGCATCAGATCGGTTCTTCGACGATTAACACGGAGATATACTGAGCTTGGGGTACCCGGTGTTCCATCATTATCATCACCtgaaagattttatttttcaatacagaCAACATCTACAGCCAGTGCAGTTACGAATGAGTTTGCCTAGAAAAATAGTTGCAAATTGTCAGGAGTTGAGGGTAAATGGTTGAAGATGATGAGCAGAATGACCTTGAgatgataatttattatttttttgaggcTCCAGACATATGGCAGACCAATCTCCAATTGCTGCACAGAGAGAGGAGCAAAAACAATCAACATAATCTCTAGAGTTCAGGGGACAATGTAAAGCCTGATCCAAATCGACATCTTGTTCAACCTTTTATCCTTTCTGATTGACAAAGACAAACACAAGGCTTTCCAGGGACAAAATAACTGTTAAATATCGTGGCATCAACTATGAGCATTAGACATCTATGTTAATGATCAAAACGTTGATTCATTCACACAGTTGTTTTTCAAGGGTATGAGGATTGAACAGTACAAAACACTTGTGACAAAGTTCGATGTGGATGGTCTCATTGTCATCGGGACAAAGCCATGGCAATTGTGTGCAAGTTTTGGGTGTTTGGGAGACAACAGGACAAACTTCTTTGGCATGCTCAAGCAGGCAAACTCGTTGGCAGTACGAGTAAACGGAAATAAACGTGAAACGCGAGGGTgggaaggaaaaaattttttgatttgtGACTTTTCTTCGTGTACAATGGGAAAATTAACAGCTGACAGTAGCCATGATGCATGCGATGTTGTGTAATGCCATATGCAACATACGTGATGAGTGTGAAATAATCATAACGATAATTTTATACAGCCATTCGACAAGTCATTCCGGCCTGCTTGTGATAATAATAAGACAAGAACAAAAACCGTTGTTGGAGGATTGTTGATGGGAGGTTAGTTGTCAAGTGATCAGGCTGTTGGTGGTGAATAAATTGGAACCTGAGAGAAGAGATCGCATTTTTCCAacatattcgattttttcttcgGATTTTAATGCTTCTACTTGTCGAAAAAGTACTGGGTTGTCATAATCAGTGCTGTTGTCAATTAACGACATCCAGCGAAAGGTTTTTTGACTTGTGAAGTCTCTTGAGGTCAACTTGAAGCTTTCAACGAGTTtcttctggaaatttttatggaatttttctttttgtaaaAACAATTAGATTATTCTCTGGATATTATTGTGACAGTAAATAAATTGCAATGCTGTACATTTTGGTAGGAAAAAATTGACCAGatctaattataaaaatcgatAACTTTAATTAGGAGTCTCGTATTACGTAACCCAGAAATTTTGAAACAAACAATCcagtttgttaaaaaatttctccatctctcccaGATATCAAATTACTCTCCACCAATTATTCCACTTCACAACTGAAACTCGTAAATCTCCAGAGTACACCGAGAGAAAAACGAACGAGGCCTCAAATAGTTTTTGTTTGGGTAAAAATAATTGCTAGTTGGAAATAGCCAAAAAGACAGGGTTTTATGTAACGATTTTGGCCAGCGAACAAGCATGACCGAAACAAAAAACCCTCTCCTTGGTTCCcccagaattaattattaaaattccatCCCAACTAGCCTTATTCCTGACTCAAACAAGACTTAATTGacaaaaacattttctctCAGTGACTGACAATTTCCTGAATCCCCCGGGATGCTGAATTCCTCGATTTCGTTGAATCGGGCACTCACCGGTGGCCGGACGTTGCACGTAAGGACGCCTAGTATCACAATCCGATTTATCATCGATGTCAAAGATGTCAGTTGTGGGTGGCAGCGATAGGCTGGcccttttattttttgcatgGGTTAAAGAAGGATCGGGACTAGAATTCCAATTGAATACCTCGTACATTGACGAGGACATTCTCATATCTGCGAACAAATTTAACCAACGAAAGAATGATACTTTGTGCT encodes:
- the LOC135169415 gene encoding MAP7 domain-containing protein 2-like isoform X21, which produces MVMAMFPEYNQHQEIGKFLVSINHQFDRISITPTVMAGAAPEETNERSNSAYNRHSLTKEQTMHWFANVGGDEDSLNWSDSKRRSLYDEDSLDGDHPNDKQGRESAGSAKDLDRVKLVRERQNEERQRKLEELRNQALAAQRFREQREEERRRRIDELRSRDMDRRTQVEERKRLIYEAERERREAILRKNQEREARIEAKKKNERSHIVFAFGSSTPRMLEPADTGGSSFWGTRRATSTTNVMMFPAAQPLTRRSSERELDGSKKRATSAGGLDRKPGEDMRMSSSMYEVFNWNSSPDPSLTHAKNKRASLSLPPTTDIFDIDDKSDCDTRRPYVQRPATGDDNDGTPGTPSSVYLRVNRRRTDLMPTIPSPRDGPLSSRSSSAKAFTRSPGRTYSMSRLDQLSQPRKPRINELSTLNEQQQHQNGGQNLGASSMSRSMSHLAAPGSKTLKRTDNSRSMGTLPGAVPLLRPTRAEKLRRKAREQINQHQQGVRSGEVTPNSPSRPHSSMSQQSGSSVASSNVNLRPRTSTPRRPRPASIAGTGVTVTERNNLGEVKAATKDSKPPLPKVHTTPKKPSTPRTSAETPRKPGDRLIKSAKASPRVTPKATPLQSPGSEQPPLIRQNTTEIIKNYSKEVGEIKVEEEVEEKRDQGSEKCQDTAETNNSTVESVTSVEAITVAESTQDVTSAPAKEEIEDKKSSPEAEQKTESDAEEIVDMSASMIAKIRITTEEEAKAALAERRRLAREQAEKEAEIERQRLEEEERLEMERQRAEEEEQRRLEEETLRLASEAREAEEQRLQLAIEDAKRREEEDRKRREEEARQKLEKEEAERKAREEAEKQRLEMVERLKKEEEERIARRKRVEAIMKRTRGGNNQANTTTKGDNGDGDKSKDESPSDECKPMPGNKTEDVMTASLISEATQQLINAEQQDNHPGNNSPPDIVRNGTTHSNGINDINKALLENNQSNVEGELNGHHTNHGNGISSQITLDNATVKQNNVTNNLLDLSEFDTLSNSNKGPILEMSTNLSNEDSLNSNLNPGAMPFTPMVNPFVPAATNANTNPFQDNFTNNKTQDNNQLPDLLS
- the LOC135169415 gene encoding MAP7 domain-containing protein 2-like isoform X19, translated to MSDKTGVRKHVGSEGAVRLSDIVEWPHQFVLNHQDTYLGHLPSVFMLLSHLEKRQLMSGAAPEETNERSNSAYNRHSLTKDSKRRSLYDEDSLDGDHPNDKQGRESAGSAKDLDRVKLVRERQNEERQRKLEELRNQALAAQRFREQREEERRRRIDELRSRDMDRRTQVEERKRLIYEAERERREAILRKNQEREARIEAKKKNERSHIVFAFGSSTPRMLEPADTGGSSFWGTRRATSTTNVMMFPAAQPLTRRSSERELDGSKKRATSAGGLDRKPGEDMRMSSSMYEVFNWNSSPDPSLTHAKNKRASLSLPPTTDIFDIDDKSDCDTRRPYVQRPATGDDNDGTPGTPSSVYLRVNRRRTDLMPTIPSPRDGPLSSRSSSAKAFTRSPGRTYSMSRLDQLSQPRKPRINELSTLNEQQQHQNGGQNLGASSMSRSMSHLAAPGSKTLKRTDNSRSMGTLPGAVPLLRPTRAEKLRRKAREQINQHQQGVRSGEVTPNSPSRPHSSMSQQSGSSVASSNVNLRPRTSTPRRPRPASIAGTGVTVTERNNLGEVKAATKDSKPPLPKVHTTPKKPSTPRTSAETPRKPGDRLIKSAKASPRVTPKATPLQSPGSEQPPLIRQNTTEIIKNYSKEVGEIKVEEEVEEKRDQGSEKCQDTAETNNSTVESVTSVEAITVAESTQDVTSAPAKEEIEDKKSSPEAEQKTESDAEEIVDMSASMIAKIRITTEEEAKAALAERRRLAREQAEKEAEIERQRLEEEERLEMERQRAEEEEQRRLEEETLRLASEAREAEEQRLQLAIEDAKRREEEDRKRREEEARQKLEKEEAERKAREEAEKQRLEMVERLKKEEEERIARRKRVEAIMKRTRGGNNQANTTTKGDNGDGDKSKDESPSDECKPMPGNKTEDVMTASLISEATQQLINAEQQDNHPGNNSPPDIVRNGTTHSNGINDINKALLENNQSNVEGELNGHHTNHGNGISSQITLDNATVKQNNVTNNLLDLSEFDTLSNSNKGPILEMSTNLSNEDSLNSNLNPGAMPFTPMVNPFVPAATNANTNPFQDNFTNNKTQDNNQLPDLLS
- the LOC135169415 gene encoding MAP7 domain-containing protein 2-like isoform X22 codes for the protein MGVGEMDRGIPSSTLATLRGILVGSLSRENLGPHDLGMIEGGGKIRTRKVHFREAGAAPEETNERSNSAYNRHSLTKDSKRRSLYDEDSLDGDHPNDKQGRESAGSAKDLDRVKLVRERQNEERQRKLEELRNQALAAQRFREQREEERRRRIDELRSRDMDRRTQVEERKRLIYEAERERREAILRKNQEREARIEAKKKNERSHIVFAFGSSTPRMLEPADTGGSSFWGTRRATSTTNVMMFPAAQPLTRRSSERELDGSKKRATSAGGLDRKPGEDMRMSSSMYEVFNWNSSPDPSLTHAKNKRASLSLPPTTDIFDIDDKSDCDTRRPYVQRPATGDDNDGTPGTPSSVYLRVNRRRTDLMPTIPSPRDGPLSSRSSSAKAFTRSPGRTYSMSRLDQLSQPRKPRINELSTLNEQQQHQNGGQNLGASSMSRSMSHLAAPGSKTLKRTDNSRSMGTLPGAVPLLRPTRAEKLRRKAREQINQHQQGVRSGEVTPNSPSRPHSSMSQQSGSSVASSNVNLRPRTSTPRRPRPASIAGTGVTVTERNNLGEVKAATKDSKPPLPKVHTTPKKPSTPRTSAETPRKPGDRLIKSAKASPRVTPKATPLQSPGSEQPPLIRQNTTEIIKNYSKEVGEIKVEEEVEEKRDQGSEKCQDTAETNNSTVESVTSVEAITVAESTQDVTSAPAKEEIEDKKSSPEAEQKTESDAEEIVDMSASMIAKIRITTEEEAKAALAERRRLAREQAEKEAEIERQRLEEEERLEMERQRAEEEEQRRLEEETLRLASEAREAEEQRLQLAIEDAKRREEEDRKRREEEARQKLEKEEAERKAREEAEKQRLEMVERLKKEEEERIARRKRVEAIMKRTRGGNNQANTTTKGDNGDGDKSKDESPSDECKPMPGNKTEDVMTASLISEATQQLINAEQQDNHPGNNSPPDIVRNGTTHSNGINDINKALLENNQSNVEGELNGHHTNHGNGISSQITLDNATVKQNNVTNNLLDLSEFDTLSNSNKGPILEMSTNLSNEDSLNSNLNPGAMPFTPMVNPFVPAATNANTNPFQDNFTNNKTQDNNQLPDLLS
- the LOC135169415 gene encoding MAP7 domain-containing protein 2-like isoform X31, whose protein sequence is MSDKTGVRKHVGSEGAVRLSDIVEWPHQFVLNHQDTYLGHLPSVFMLLSHLEKRQLMSGAAPEETNERSNSAYNRHSLTKGRESAGSAKDLDRVKLVRERQNEERQRKLEELRNQALAAQRFREQREEERRRRIDELRSRDMDRRTQVEERKRLIYEAERERREAILRKNQEREARIEAKKKNERSHIVFAFGSSTPRMLEPADTGGSSFWGTRRATSTTNVMMFPAAQPLTRRSSERELDGSKKRATSAGGLDRKPGEDMRMSSSMYEVFNWNSSPDPSLTHAKNKRASLSLPPTTDIFDIDDKSDCDTRRPYVQRPATGDDNDGTPGTPSSVYLRVNRRRTDLMPTIPSPRDGPLSSRSSSAKAFTRSPGRTYSMSRLDQLSQPRKPRINELSTLNEQQQHQNGGQNLGASSMSRSMSHLAAPGSKTLKRTDNSRSMGTLPGAVPLLRPTRAEKLRRKAREQINQHQQGVRSGEVTPNSPSRPHSSMSQQSGSSVASSNVNLRPRTSTPRRPRPASIAGTGVTVTERNNLGEVKAATKDSKPPLPKVHTTPKKPSTPRTSAETPRKPGDRLIKSAKASPRVTPKATPLQSPGSEQPPLIRQNTTEIIKNYSKEVGEIKVEEEVEEKRDQGSEKCQDTAETNNSTVESVTSVEAITVAESTQDVTSAPAKEEIEDKKSSPEAEQKTESDAEEIVDMSASMIAKIRITTEEEAKAALAERRRLAREQAEKEAEIERQRLEEEERLEMERQRAEEEEQRRLEEETLRLASEAREAEEQRLQLAIEDAKRREEEDRKRREEEARQKLEKEEAERKAREEAEKQRLEMVERLKKEEEERIARRKRVEAIMKRTRGGNNQANTTTKGDNGDGDKSKDESPSDECKPMPGNKTEDVMTASLISEATQQLINAEQQDNHPGNNSPPDIVRNGTTHSNGINDINKALLENNQSNVEGELNGHHTNHGNGISSQITLDNATVKQNNVTNNLLDLSEFDTLSNSNKGPILEMSTNLSNEDSLNSNLNPGAMPFTPMVNPFVPAATNANTNPFQDNFTNNKTQDNNQLPDLLS
- the LOC135169415 gene encoding MAP7 domain-containing protein 2-like isoform X24 translates to MVMAMFPEYNQHQEIGEYLSDSTNIEANHAVFITGAAPEETNERSNSAYNRHSLTKEQTMHWFANVGGDEDSLNWSDSKRRSLYDEDSLDGDHPNDKQGRESAGSAKDLDRVKLVRERQNEERQRKLEELRNQALAAQRFREQREEERRRRIDELRSRDMDRRTQVEERKRLIYEAERERREAILRKNQEREARIEAKKKNERSHIVFAFGSSTPRMLEPADTGGSSFWGTRRATSTTNVMMFPAAQPLTRRSSERELDGSKKRATSAGGLDRKPGEDMRMSSSMYEVFNWNSSPDPSLTHAKNKRASLSLPPTTDIFDIDDKSDCDTRRPYVQRPATGDDNDGTPGTPSSVYLRVNRRRTDLMPTIPSPRDGPLSSRSSSAKAFTRSPGRTYSMSRLDQLSQPRKPRINELSTLNEQQQHQNGGQNLGASSMSRSMSHLAAPGSKTLKRTDNSRSMGTLPGAVPLLRPTRAEKLRRKAREQINQHQQGVRSGEVTPNSPSRPHSSMSQQSGSSVASSNVNLRPRTSTPRRPRPASIAGTGVTVTERNNLGEVKAATKDSKPPLPKVHTTPKKPSTPRTSAETPRKPGDRLIKSAKASPRVTPKATPLQSPGSEQPPLIRQNTTEIIKNYSKEVGEIKVEEEVEEKRDQGSEKCQDTAETNNSTVESVTSVEAITVAESTQDVTSAPAKEEIEDKKSSPEAEQKTESDAEEIVDMSASMIAKIRITTEEEAKAALAERRRLAREQAEKEAEIERQRLEEEERLEMERQRAEEEEQRRLEEETLRLASEAREAEEQRLQLAIEDAKRREEEDRKRREEEARQKLEKEEAERKAREEAEKQRLEMVERLKKEEEERIARRKRVEAIMKRTRGGNNQANTTTKGDNGDGDKSKDESPSDECKPMPGNKTEDVMTASLISEATQQLINAEQQDNHPGNNSPPDIVRNGTTHSNGINDINKALLENNQSNVEGELNGHHTNHGNGISSQITLDNATVKQNNVTNNLLDLSEFDTLSNSNKGPILEMSTNLSNEDSLNSNLNPGAMPFTPMVNPFVPAATNANTNPFQDNFTNNKTQDNNQLPDLLS
- the LOC135169415 gene encoding MAP7 domain-containing protein 2-like isoform X26, producing the protein MGVGEMDRGIPSSTLATLRGILVGSLSRENLGPHDLGMIEGGGKIRTRKVHFREGEYLSDSTNIEANHAVFITGAAPEETNERSNSAYNRHSLTKGRESAGSAKDLDRVKLVRERQNEERQRKLEELRNQALAAQRFREQREEERRRRIDELRSRDMDRRTQVEERKRLIYEAERERREAILRKNQEREARIEAKKKNERSHIVFAFGSSTPRMLEPADTGGSSFWGTRRATSTTNVMMFPAAQPLTRRSSERELDGSKKRATSAGGLDRKPGEDMRMSSSMYEVFNWNSSPDPSLTHAKNKRASLSLPPTTDIFDIDDKSDCDTRRPYVQRPATGDDNDGTPGTPSSVYLRVNRRRTDLMPTIPSPRDGPLSSRSSSAKAFTRSPGRTYSMSRLDQLSQPRKPRINELSTLNEQQQHQNGGQNLGASSMSRSMSHLAAPGSKTLKRTDNSRSMGTLPGAVPLLRPTRAEKLRRKAREQINQHQQGVRSGEVTPNSPSRPHSSMSQQSGSSVASSNVNLRPRTSTPRRPRPASIAGTGVTVTERNNLGEVKAATKDSKPPLPKVHTTPKKPSTPRTSAETPRKPGDRLIKSAKASPRVTPKATPLQSPGSEQPPLIRQNTTEIIKNYSKEVGEIKVEEEVEEKRDQGSEKCQDTAETNNSTVESVTSVEAITVAESTQDVTSAPAKEEIEDKKSSPEAEQKTESDAEEIVDMSASMIAKIRITTEEEAKAALAERRRLAREQAEKEAEIERQRLEEEERLEMERQRAEEEEQRRLEEETLRLASEAREAEEQRLQLAIEDAKRREEEDRKRREEEARQKLEKEEAERKAREEAEKQRLEMVERLKKEEEERIARRKRVEAIMKRTRGGNNQANTTTKGDNGDGDKSKDESPSDECKPMPGNKTEDVMTASLISEATQQLINAEQQDNHPGNNSPPDIVRNGTTHSNGINDINKALLENNQSNVEGELNGHHTNHGNGISSQITLDNATVKQNNVTNNLLDLSEFDTLSNSNKGPILEMSTNLSNEDSLNSNLNPGAMPFTPMVNPFVPAATNANTNPFQDNFTNNKTQDNNQLPDLLS
- the LOC135169415 gene encoding MAP7 domain-containing protein 2-like isoform X40; translated protein: MWCCRKFIPSDCPLEIICEAGAAPEETNERSNSAYNRHSLTKGRESAGSAKDLDRVKLVRERQNEERQRKLEELRNQALAAQRFREQREEERRRRIDELRSRDMDRRTQVEERKRLIYEAERERREAILRKNQEREARIEAKKKNERSHIVFAFGSSTPRMLEPADTGGSSFWGTRRATSTTNVMMFPAAQPLTRRSSERELDGSKKRATSAGGLDRKPGEDMRMSSSMYEVFNWNSSPDPSLTHAKNKRASLSLPPTTDIFDIDDKSDCDTRRPYVQRPATGDDNDGTPGTPSSVYLRVNRRRTDLMPTIPSPRDGPLSSRSSSAKAFTRSPGRTYSMSRLDQLSQPRKPRINELSTLNEQQQHQNGGQNLGASSMSRSMSHLAAPGSKTLKRTDNSRSMGTLPGAVPLLRPTRAEKLRRKAREQINQHQQGVRSGEVTPNSPSRPHSSMSQQSGSSVASSNVNLRPRTSTPRRPRPASIAGTGVTVTERNNLGEVKAATKDSKPPLPKVHTTPKKPSTPRTSAETPRKPGDRLIKSAKASPRVTPKATPLQSPGSEQPPLIRQNTTEIIKNYSKEVGEIKVEEEVEEKRDQGSEKCQDTAETNNSTVESVTSVEAITVAESTQDVTSAPAKEEIEDKKSSPEAEQKTESDAEEIVDMSASMIAKIRITTEEEAKAALAERRRLAREQAEKEAEIERQRLEEEERLEMERQRAEEEEQRRLEEETLRLASEAREAEEQRLQLAIEDAKRREEEDRKRREEEARQKLEKEEAERKAREEAEKQRLEMVERLKKEEEERIARRKRVEAIMKRTRGGNNQANTTTKGDNGDGDKSKDESPSDECKPMPGNKTEDVMTASLISEATQQLINAEQQDNHPGNNSPPDIVRNGTTHSNGINDINKALLENNQSNVEGELNGHHTNHGNGISSQITLDNATVKQNNVTNNLLDLSEFDTLSNSNKGPILEMSTNLSNEDSLNSNLNPGAMPFTPMVNPFVPAATNANTNPFQDNFTNNKTQDNNQLPDLLS
- the LOC135169415 gene encoding MAP7 domain-containing protein 2-like isoform X35 yields the protein MWCCRKFIPSDCPLEIICEAGAAPEETNERSNSAYNRHSLTKDSKRRSLYDEDSLDGDHPNDKQGRESAGSAKDLDRVKLVRERQNEERQRKLEELRNQALAAQRFREQREEERRRRIDELRSRDMDRRTQVEERKRLIYEAERERREAILRKNQEREARIEAKKKNERSHIVFAFGSSTPRMLEPADTGGSSFWGTRRATSTTNVMMFPAAQPLTRRSSERELDGSKKRATSAGGLDRKPGEDMRMSSSMYEVFNWNSSPDPSLTHAKNKRASLSLPPTTDIFDIDDKSDCDTRRPYVQRPATGDDNDGTPGTPSSVYLRVNRRRTDLMPTIPSPRDGPLSSRSSSAKAFTRSPGRTYSMSRLDQLSQPRKPRINELSTLNEQQQHQNGGQNLGASSMSRSMSHLAAPGSKTLKRTDNSRSMGTLPGAVPLLRPTRAEKLRRKAREQINQHQQGVRSGEVTPNSPSRPHSSMSQQSGSSVASSNVNLRPRTSTPRRPRPASIAGTGVTVTERNNLGEVKAATKDSKPPLPKVHTTPKKPSTPRTSAETPRKPGDRLIKSAKASPRVTPKATPLQSPGSEQPPLIRQNTTEIIKNYSKEVGEIKVEEEVEEKRDQGSEKCQDTAETNNSTVESVTSVEAITVAESTQDVTSAPAKEEIEDKKSSPEAEQKTESDAEEIVDMSASMIAKIRITTEEEAKAALAERRRLAREQAEKEAEIERQRLEEEERLEMERQRAEEEEQRRLEEETLRLASEAREAEEQRLQLAIEDAKRREEEDRKRREEEARQKLEKEEAERKAREEAEKQRLEMVERLKKEEEERIARRKRVEAIMKRTRGGNNQANTTTKGDNGDGDKSKDESPSDECKPMPGNKTEDVMTASLISEATQQLINAEQQDNHPGNNSPPDIVRNGTTHSNGINDINKALLENNQSNVEGELNGHHTNHGNGISSQITLDNATVKQNNVTNNLLDLSEFDTLSNSNKGPILEMSTNLSNEDSLNSNLNPGAMPFTPMVNPFVPAATNANTNPFQDNFTNNKTQDNNQLPDLLS